A DNA window from Chryseobacterium sp. MEBOG06 contains the following coding sequences:
- a CDS encoding M1 family metallopeptidase, which produces MKKAILSIAILGILFSANVSAQTETSGREKVYRATHTKVTELKHTKLKVNFDYQKEQMNGEEWLTASPYFYPVNELTLDAKGMLIHEVALDNNGKKSPLKYEYKDDVLKITLDKTYQKNQDYTVYIKYTSRPNEVKQEGSMAINDAKGLYFINAQGTDPDLPTQIWTQGETESSSAWFPTIDKPNQKSTQEIYMTVPDKYVTLSNGVLKDSQKESNNLRTDHWVMDKRHSTYLFFMGVGEYAIVKDKWKNIPVDYYIEKEYEPYAKQIYGNTPEMIDFFSKKMNYDYPWAKYAQISGRNYVSGAMENTTATLHGSDILQKPGQLIDENKWEDTIAHELFHHWFGDLVTAESWSNLTVNESFANYSEYLWNEYKYGKDQADYHLMSDVNMYLHNPGDFNKNLVRFNYASREDVFDLVTYQKGGGILNMLRNYLGDDAFFAGMNDYLRTNEYQNAEAHQLRLSFEKVSGKDLNWFFNQWYFGSGNPKINYTSTFEPVKKQVAVTVTQTQDQPFEFPLAIDVYDNGKPKRYHVWVNAEAKNTFNFDVSKTPDLLNINADGVLLAEITDTKTPEQNLMQFTNSKEFKSRYQALTGIKDQTGKSPAVVKLLAAALKDPFFRVRIKALELIDLTNPEQMKALGAEVEKIAVNDPKTLTQAAAIASLAKTKDKKYFPIFEKGVNAVSNAVKANSLSALLTIDPSKASTLADKIDLDGASDELRGQMLPIIVKNKVTSQMTNITPLAAFYPFIKFQNPELGKAAEEGFNWIMSSDNLKATESITKIAGYAKNQMADNPQAKMMMAQILKDGLSKKMELLRQNPQNAASINKQIDVLNKAIENYK; this is translated from the coding sequence ATGAAAAAGGCCATTTTATCAATTGCTATACTGGGAATCCTTTTTTCCGCAAACGTATCAGCTCAAACCGAGACTTCAGGCAGAGAAAAAGTGTACAGAGCTACTCATACCAAAGTAACGGAACTTAAACATACCAAGCTGAAAGTAAATTTCGATTATCAGAAAGAGCAGATGAATGGGGAAGAATGGCTGACCGCTTCACCTTATTTCTATCCTGTGAATGAGCTTACACTAGATGCAAAGGGAATGCTGATCCATGAGGTAGCGCTTGATAACAATGGGAAAAAATCTCCTTTAAAGTATGAATACAAAGACGATGTTCTGAAAATTACTCTTGATAAAACTTACCAGAAAAATCAGGATTACACTGTTTACATCAAGTATACTTCCCGTCCTAATGAAGTGAAGCAGGAAGGAAGTATGGCCATCAATGATGCAAAAGGACTTTATTTTATTAATGCACAGGGAACAGACCCGGATCTTCCGACTCAGATCTGGACACAGGGGGAAACGGAATCTTCCTCAGCATGGTTTCCTACTATTGATAAACCCAATCAAAAGTCAACTCAGGAAATTTATATGACCGTTCCCGATAAGTATGTTACCCTTTCAAACGGTGTTTTAAAAGACTCACAGAAAGAATCCAATAATCTTAGAACTGATCATTGGGTGATGGATAAAAGGCATTCTACTTATCTTTTCTTTATGGGAGTGGGTGAATATGCTATTGTAAAAGACAAGTGGAAAAATATTCCCGTTGACTATTATATAGAGAAAGAATATGAGCCTTATGCAAAACAGATCTACGGGAATACTCCGGAAATGATCGATTTTTTCTCTAAAAAAATGAATTATGATTATCCGTGGGCAAAATATGCACAGATTTCCGGCAGGAATTATGTGAGTGGAGCAATGGAAAACACCACGGCAACACTTCATGGAAGTGATATCCTTCAAAAACCGGGACAGCTTATTGATGAAAATAAATGGGAAGATACCATTGCTCATGAACTCTTCCACCATTGGTTTGGAGACCTTGTGACCGCAGAAAGCTGGAGCAATCTTACGGTAAATGAATCTTTTGCCAACTATTCCGAATACCTTTGGAATGAATATAAATATGGAAAAGATCAGGCAGATTATCATCTGATGAGTGATGTGAATATGTATCTTCATAATCCGGGTGATTTTAATAAAAACTTAGTAAGATTCAACTATGCATCCCGTGAAGATGTTTTTGACCTGGTAACTTATCAGAAAGGGGGAGGAATTCTCAATATGCTGAGAAACTATCTTGGAGATGATGCCTTTTTTGCCGGAATGAATGATTATCTGAGAACAAATGAATATCAGAATGCAGAAGCACATCAGCTGAGATTATCCTTTGAAAAAGTTTCAGGAAAAGACCTGAACTGGTTCTTTAATCAATGGTATTTTGGAAGCGGAAACCCGAAAATAAACTATACATCTACGTTTGAACCGGTGAAAAAACAGGTTGCAGTAACCGTTACCCAAACGCAGGACCAGCCATTTGAATTTCCTCTGGCCATTGATGTTTATGATAACGGAAAACCAAAGAGATACCATGTTTGGGTAAATGCTGAAGCAAAGAATACATTCAATTTTGATGTTTCAAAAACTCCGGATTTATTGAATATTAATGCAGACGGAGTTTTATTAGCCGAAATTACCGATACTAAAACTCCTGAGCAGAATCTGATGCAGTTTACCAATTCTAAGGAATTCAAAAGCAGATATCAGGCCTTAACAGGAATAAAAGATCAGACCGGGAAAAGCCCTGCAGTAGTAAAACTGTTAGCTGCTGCATTGAAAGATCCGTTTTTCAGAGTAAGAATAAAAGCTTTGGAATTAATAGACCTTACCAATCCTGAACAGATGAAGGCTTTGGGGGCAGAGGTTGAGAAAATAGCGGTTAATGACCCGAAAACCTTAACTCAGGCTGCGGCAATTGCTTCTTTGGCAAAAACAAAAGACAAGAAATATTTTCCGATTTTTGAAAAAGGAGTGAATGCAGTTTCTAACGCTGTTAAAGCCAATTCTTTGAGTGCTCTTCTTACGATTGACCCGTCAAAAGCAAGTACACTGGCTGATAAGATAGATTTAGATGGAGCTTCAGATGAACTGCGCGGACAAATGCTTCCGATTATTGTGAAGAATAAAGTAACCTCCCAGATGACGAATATTACTCCACTAGCAGCTTTTTATCCGTTTATTAAATTCCAGAATCCGGAATTGGGAAAAGCAGCAGAAGAAGGTTTCAACTGGATTATGAGCTCAGACAATTTGAAGGCGACAGAAAGTATTACGAAAATAGCGGGTTATGCAAAAAATCAGATGGCAGACAATCCACAGGCTAAAATGATGATGGCTCAAATACTAAAAGACGGTTTAAGTAAAAAAATGGAACTGCTGAGACAGAATCCTCAGAATGCAGCAAGTATCAACAAGCAGATTGATGTATTGAATAAAGCCATTGAAAACTATAAATAG
- a CDS encoding thymidylate synthase — protein sequence MQNYLDLLQHILDNGTDKTDRTGTGTRSVFGYQLRYDLSKGFPLVTTKKVHLKSIIYELLWFLKGDTNVKYLNDNGVSIWDEWANENGDLGPVYGAQWRSWNGADGKVVDQITEVIDQIKKNPDSRRLIVSAWNVAEIPNMALAPCHALFQFYVADGKLSLQLYQRSADVFLGVPFNIASYALLLMMVAQVCDLEVGDYVHSFGDVHIYNNHFEQVNRQLSRDPRPLPAMKLNPEVKDIFDFDFEDFTLENYDPHPGIKAPVAI from the coding sequence ATGCAAAATTACCTGGACCTTTTACAACATATCCTAGACAATGGAACTGATAAGACCGATAGAACAGGTACCGGAACAAGAAGTGTATTCGGGTATCAGCTGCGATATGACCTGTCAAAAGGTTTTCCTTTAGTAACTACTAAAAAGGTGCATTTGAAATCAATTATCTATGAGCTGCTTTGGTTTCTGAAAGGAGATACGAATGTAAAATACCTTAATGATAACGGGGTAAGTATCTGGGACGAATGGGCTAATGAAAATGGCGATCTGGGACCTGTTTACGGGGCACAGTGGAGAAGCTGGAATGGAGCTGACGGTAAAGTGGTGGACCAGATCACAGAAGTCATCGATCAGATCAAAAAAAATCCGGATTCCAGAAGGCTGATTGTATCTGCATGGAATGTAGCAGAAATTCCAAATATGGCATTGGCGCCTTGCCACGCACTATTCCAGTTTTATGTAGCAGATGGGAAACTTTCACTTCAGCTTTATCAGAGAAGTGCAGACGTTTTCCTTGGTGTACCGTTCAATATCGCAAGCTATGCATTGCTGCTAATGATGGTGGCTCAGGTTTGTGATCTGGAAGTAGGAGATTATGTTCACAGCTTTGGGGATGTTCATATTTATAATAATCACTTTGAGCAGGTAAACAGACAGCTGTCAAGAGATCCGAGGCCACTTCCTGCTATGAAACTGAATCCTGAGGTTAAAGATATTTTTGATTTTGATTTTGAAGATTTTACTCTGGAAAATTACGATCCGCATCCGGGAATTAAAGCGCCTGTAGCGATTTAA
- a CDS encoding GreA/GreB family elongation factor: protein MNKQEILDQINTKITDKIQYFENLIAETRASNNDTKSSMGDKYETGREMLQQQINNLQRQLNETLNQQAVLQKITAEPSEKVQNGALVKTNMGMFYVSASMGEFILDNQKIMTVSAESPLVKAMFGKKIAETFTVNNIVQNIENIW from the coding sequence ATGAACAAACAGGAAATATTAGACCAGATCAACACAAAAATTACCGATAAGATTCAATATTTTGAAAATCTGATTGCTGAAACCAGAGCTTCCAATAATGATACAAAAAGCTCAATGGGTGATAAATATGAAACAGGACGGGAAATGTTGCAGCAGCAAATCAATAACTTACAGAGACAGCTTAATGAAACATTAAACCAACAGGCTGTTTTGCAGAAAATTACCGCTGAACCTTCTGAAAAAGTTCAAAATGGAGCATTGGTTAAAACCAATATGGGAATGTTTTATGTTTCCGCTTCTATGGGAGAATTTATTCTTGACAATCAGAAAATAATGACTGTTTCAGCAGAATCTCCCTTGGTGAAAGCAATGTTTGGCAAGAAAATAGCAGAGACATTTACCGTAAACAATATTGTTCAGAATATTGAAAACATCTGGTAA
- a CDS encoding alpha-amylase family glycosyl hydrolase, which yields MNKLILLSIIGLGIVSCTTQKNTRKMTELPKEWKHTTNIYEVNIRQYTQEGTFKAFAKEMPRLKSMGIKTLWLMPVTPIAQQNKKGSLGSPYAAADYTSINPEFGTLQDFKDMVNEAHRLGFKVIIDWVANHTGWDHVWTKTHPEFYLKDPDGKFHIASGMDDIIELDYKNQEMRQAMIDAMKFWVQDTDIDGFRCDLASWVEVDFWQQARPEVEKVKPLFWLGEFDELESPEYGKVFDASYSWKWMHKSADYYKKNEPLQELKDLLIQYSNMGDASMRAWFTSNHDENSWNGTEYEKYGVITKPMAVFSATWNGVPLLYSGQELPNMKRLEFFEKDVIKWTNTYQVADFYKILLELKASNPALRGGDPNVTTYFLNTTANDKILAYVRKNGKNEVLVVLNMSKEPVNFSIQDEHLEGAFRNVFDKTKRDFNNGKDFTFKVSDYAVFEK from the coding sequence ATGAATAAATTAATTTTATTAAGCATAATTGGTCTGGGAATTGTTTCCTGTACCACTCAAAAAAATACAAGGAAGATGACAGAACTGCCAAAAGAATGGAAACACACTACCAATATCTATGAAGTAAATATCAGACAATATACTCAGGAAGGAACTTTCAAAGCATTTGCAAAAGAAATGCCCCGCCTGAAATCTATGGGGATAAAGACCCTTTGGTTGATGCCTGTCACCCCAATTGCCCAGCAAAATAAAAAAGGAAGTTTAGGAAGTCCTTATGCTGCGGCAGACTATACCTCTATTAATCCGGAATTCGGAACACTGCAGGATTTTAAAGATATGGTAAATGAAGCTCACAGGTTGGGTTTTAAAGTCATTATCGACTGGGTGGCCAATCATACCGGATGGGATCATGTATGGACCAAAACACATCCTGAGTTTTATTTGAAAGATCCGGATGGGAAATTTCATATTGCATCAGGAATGGATGATATTATTGAGCTGGATTATAAAAATCAGGAAATGCGCCAGGCCATGATTGATGCAATGAAATTCTGGGTGCAGGATACTGATATTGACGGTTTCAGATGCGACCTTGCTTCATGGGTGGAGGTTGATTTCTGGCAGCAGGCACGCCCTGAAGTGGAAAAAGTAAAGCCTCTTTTCTGGCTGGGAGAATTTGATGAACTGGAAAGCCCCGAGTATGGAAAAGTTTTTGACGCCAGCTATTCCTGGAAATGGATGCATAAGTCTGCCGATTATTACAAGAAAAATGAACCCCTTCAGGAGCTGAAGGATTTATTGATACAATATTCCAATATGGGTGATGCTTCTATGAGAGCCTGGTTTACATCAAATCATGATGAAAACTCATGGAACGGAACAGAGTATGAAAAATATGGAGTAATCACAAAACCTATGGCCGTATTTTCTGCAACATGGAATGGTGTGCCGTTACTGTATTCCGGTCAGGAACTTCCTAATATGAAAAGGCTGGAGTTTTTCGAGAAAGATGTTATTAAATGGACCAATACCTATCAGGTAGCAGACTTTTATAAAATATTATTAGAGTTAAAAGCCTCCAATCCCGCTTTAAGAGGCGGAGATCCCAATGTTACAACCTATTTTCTGAATACAACAGCCAATGACAAAATTTTGGCGTATGTAAGAAAAAATGGAAAAAATGAAGTGCTGGTTGTCTTAAATATGTCCAAAGAACCTGTGAATTTTTCAATTCAGGATGAGCATTTAGAGGGTGCATTCAGAAATGTTTTTGATAAAACTAAAAGAGATTTCAATAATGGAAAAGATTTTACTTTCAAGGTTTCAGATTATGCTGTATTTGAAAAGTAA
- a CDS encoding plasmid pRiA4b ORF-3 family protein — MVYKIRVILDAKEDIFRDIEVKGKQTLWNLHLGIKSAFSLQGDELSTFNLLEDDGTIVKNVPLEDMSDDGDGEIMSDVYIDEAFANAGDKAQFQYGLLDLWEFFCELVEVIEETKGVNYPITVYRFGNVPLKAPSKNGSAGGSKKKSAMPLAEEEFGFDDDFGSGGNFSDEDDSYDDEEEEDYNDDVFDDEDDNDEER, encoded by the coding sequence ATGGTTTACAAAATCCGCGTAATATTAGATGCGAAAGAGGATATTTTCCGTGATATTGAAGTTAAGGGAAAACAAACATTATGGAACTTACATTTAGGAATTAAAAGTGCATTCAGTCTTCAGGGCGATGAACTTTCTACTTTTAATCTGTTAGAAGATGACGGAACAATAGTAAAGAATGTCCCATTGGAAGATATGAGTGATGATGGTGATGGTGAGATTATGTCAGACGTGTACATTGACGAGGCTTTTGCGAATGCAGGAGACAAAGCACAATTCCAGTATGGACTTCTTGATCTGTGGGAGTTTTTCTGTGAGCTTGTAGAAGTAATAGAAGAAACAAAAGGAGTAAACTATCCAATTACGGTATACAGATTTGGAAATGTTCCTCTGAAGGCACCTAGCAAGAACGGAAGTGCAGGAGGGAGCAAAAAGAAATCAGCAATGCCTTTGGCAGAAGAAGAGTTCGGATTTGATGATGATTTTGGATCAGGAGGAAACTTTTCTGATGAAGATGACAGCTATGATGATGAGGAAGAAGAAGACTACAACGACGATGTCTTTGATGATGAGGATGACAATGATGAGGAAAGATAA
- a CDS encoding sensor histidine kinase — translation MKFYRLTLVASCLLTLVMLFLVIIFDSLKDIYYETPLFKTGLWISVVLIFIINYVVLELLFNYYGKKQVRGLSGILPQEMVNDNDENITIKELGERFSDLNQQRATEIDMMKEMESYRKEYIGNVSHELKTPLFSIQGYVETLMDGGVDNLTIRDKYLDRIDKSVERLIAIVTDLDMINRLEAGEINLNVSKFDVNLLIKEIFDLLDLEAEKRNTTLQIQTLHPQIFVEADKQKISQVFINLISNAIHYANRQEAKVIVKTSVLKNKVLIEVIDNGMGIKSEILPRIFERFYRVETSRSRREGGSGLGLAIVKHILEAHNENITVESVYLEGTKFSFMLEKSK, via the coding sequence TTGAAATTTTACAGACTTACCCTCGTTGCCTCCTGTCTGCTGACATTGGTGATGCTTTTTTTAGTAATCATTTTTGATTCACTAAAGGATATTTATTACGAAACCCCTTTATTCAAGACGGGTCTCTGGATCTCTGTGGTTCTGATATTTATTATCAACTATGTTGTGCTTGAACTTCTTTTCAATTATTACGGAAAGAAACAGGTACGAGGTCTTTCCGGAATTCTTCCCCAGGAAATGGTTAATGATAATGATGAAAATATTACCATTAAAGAATTGGGTGAAAGATTCTCAGATCTCAATCAGCAAAGAGCAACGGAGATTGATATGATGAAGGAAATGGAAAGCTACCGTAAAGAATATATCGGCAATGTTTCCCATGAACTGAAGACTCCTTTGTTTTCTATCCAGGGGTACGTAGAGACCTTAATGGACGGCGGCGTAGATAATCTTACCATTCGCGATAAGTATCTGGATAGGATTGATAAATCTGTGGAAAGACTTATCGCCATTGTGACAGATCTTGATATGATCAACAGGCTGGAAGCAGGTGAGATCAATCTTAACGTTTCAAAATTTGATGTAAACCTTCTGATTAAAGAGATTTTTGATCTTCTTGATCTTGAAGCCGAAAAACGGAATACTACATTACAGATTCAAACCCTTCATCCACAGATCTTTGTGGAGGCAGATAAACAGAAAATTTCTCAGGTTTTTATTAACCTTATTTCCAATGCGATCCATTATGCCAACAGGCAGGAAGCTAAAGTGATTGTAAAAACAAGCGTCTTAAAAAATAAAGTGCTGATAGAAGTCATAGACAACGGAATGGGAATCAAATCTGAAATACTTCCCAGAATATTTGAAAGATTCTACCGTGTAGAAACCAGCAGAAGCAGGAGAGAAGGCGGTTCCGGATTGGGATTAGCCATTGTAAAACACATTCTTGAAGCTCATAACGAAAACATTACCGTAGAAAGCGTTTACCTTGAAGGAACCAAATTTAGTTTTATGCTTGAAAAAAGTAAATAA
- a CDS encoding response regulator — translation MSKKILLIDDELDILEILSYNLEKEGYDIYTATNGNEGIEKAKEIIPDLILLDVMMPEKDGIETCQELRKVKELQKTLIVFLSARSEEFSQLAGFQAGANDYVVKLIKPKILISKVNALLQLTSQVSENAKLIEIGDLVIDKDNFRVSKSGQQFLLPKKEFDLLYLLASNTEKVFKREEILEKVWGNDVIVGERTIDVHIRRLREKLGINTIQTLKGIGYKLIV, via the coding sequence ATGAGCAAAAAAATTCTTTTAATAGACGATGAACTGGACATTTTAGAGATTCTGTCTTACAATTTAGAAAAAGAAGGTTATGATATCTATACGGCCACCAATGGTAATGAAGGTATAGAAAAAGCAAAGGAAATTATTCCGGACCTTATCCTTCTGGATGTAATGATGCCTGAAAAAGATGGCATTGAGACTTGTCAGGAACTTCGTAAAGTGAAAGAACTTCAAAAAACACTTATTGTTTTCCTTTCTGCAAGAAGCGAAGAATTTTCCCAGTTGGCAGGCTTTCAGGCCGGTGCTAATGATTATGTCGTAAAATTGATCAAACCGAAAATCCTTATTTCCAAAGTCAATGCATTATTACAGCTAACCTCTCAGGTTTCCGAGAATGCTAAACTTATAGAGATAGGTGATCTTGTTATCGATAAAGATAATTTTAGAGTTTCCAAAAGCGGACAGCAATTTCTTTTGCCTAAAAAAGAATTTGATCTGCTTTACCTCTTGGCTTCCAATACTGAAAAAGTTTTCAAAAGAGAAGAAATTCTTGAAAAAGTATGGGGTAATGATGTGATTGTAGGGGAAAGAACCATCGATGTTCACATCAGAAGATTAAGAGAAAAATTAGGAATCAACACCATTCAGACACTAAAAGGTATTGGTTATAAACTAATCGTTTAA
- a CDS encoding TonB-dependent receptor domain-containing protein, with protein MKKQLHKSIVLLALFSAGYAFAQSQVLEGRVLDEKDNTPIEGVKVKVNDKEVTTDISGYYSINLSPGASYIVTVSSNGYNRKEISEVIVKNDGNTHLDIVLDKPSAKEKEIEGVVIKSNARKETIASTIGLQKNAGVVSQVIGVEAIKRSPDRNTGEVLKRVSGVSLFDGKYIVVRGLSDRYNQAMLNGIQLSSTEPDRKTFSFDLFPANVIETLVINKTFIPEYTGEWAGGLIQVNTKDIPNKNFFNVQVGVGGNTATMGQEFFMQKGGKWDFLGIDDGTRKLPTNMPAKNAFSILTEAQKTEIGKGYTKNFGYNSVGYPENISLQLDGGFNTKLFGKDLGVIAVLNYSNNKRRTESTNRFFTINNQLADTNFDYFTEKYSNDVILGGMLNLSLKLNNNNKISLKNIITNNTVNHMSFRTGKDFEFDPINGTNIIAREIGFKQTTFYNSTLTGTHKIEALGGFNVNWYGSFGILDQYIPLLQRLQYNQYTNMDGSPYLALISNGLSQKSGSVFYSTLSDYLYNAGGDISKTFTLFGQKQTIKGGYLFQVKDRIYNSRPFSVRLERYNEGLLSQPFETIFNPGNFGNDGRFTFDEIAGDQYRYIANTILNAGYLQFDNNFTPWLRAIWGLRVENFDQLVGSTKRSDDRFVNTRVTDFLPAVNLTFKVNPKMNVRLAGSQTVVRPEFREVSPLAYYDFDLGATVIGNKSIERTKITNVDLRWEYYPRNGEIISVAGFYKNFKKPIELYFNQSGVGTSNTFNYLNVDKADAYGVELEFRKKLDFASALKNFTLGGNFALIKNRVTDEATKIDRPMQGQSPYTINLSLQYDAEKSGWSSTVLFNMIGRRILYVGNDQVPPIWEAPRPLLDFQVAKKIWNKKGEIKLNVSDILNRRAKFYHDLNDNGKYDKSDALAIERLTGTNISLTLGYSF; from the coding sequence ATGAAAAAACAACTCCACAAGAGCATTGTGCTACTTGCCTTGTTTTCTGCTGGCTATGCTTTTGCACAAAGTCAGGTTTTGGAAGGTAGGGTATTGGATGAGAAAGACAACACTCCTATAGAAGGAGTAAAGGTAAAAGTAAATGATAAGGAGGTAACGACTGACATTTCCGGCTACTACTCTATCAATCTATCACCCGGTGCCTCCTATATTGTAACAGTAAGCTCCAATGGATACAACAGAAAAGAAATCAGTGAAGTTATTGTAAAAAATGACGGTAACACGCACCTTGATATCGTGTTGGACAAGCCATCTGCCAAAGAAAAGGAAATTGAGGGAGTTGTTATAAAATCTAATGCAAGAAAGGAAACGATAGCCTCTACTATCGGATTACAAAAAAATGCCGGAGTAGTTTCCCAGGTTATAGGAGTAGAAGCTATTAAAAGAAGCCCGGACAGAAACACAGGTGAAGTTCTGAAAAGAGTTTCGGGAGTGAGTTTGTTTGACGGAAAATATATCGTAGTAAGAGGTCTTTCTGACCGTTACAACCAGGCGATGTTAAATGGTATCCAGCTTTCCAGTACGGAGCCTGATAGAAAAACATTCTCTTTTGACCTTTTTCCTGCCAACGTTATCGAAACCCTTGTCATCAACAAAACTTTTATCCCTGAATATACCGGGGAATGGGCAGGAGGATTGATCCAGGTAAATACTAAGGATATTCCTAATAAAAATTTCTTCAATGTACAGGTAGGTGTAGGAGGAAACACGGCTACAATGGGCCAGGAGTTCTTTATGCAGAAAGGCGGAAAGTGGGACTTTTTAGGAATTGATGACGGTACCAGAAAGCTCCCGACCAATATGCCTGCGAAAAATGCATTCAGCATTCTGACTGAAGCTCAGAAAACAGAAATTGGTAAGGGCTACACAAAAAACTTCGGATATAACAGTGTTGGATATCCTGAAAATATAAGCTTACAGCTGGACGGAGGTTTCAATACCAAACTTTTTGGAAAAGATTTGGGAGTAATTGCTGTTTTGAATTACAGCAACAACAAAAGAAGAACTGAGTCTACCAACCGTTTCTTTACCATCAACAATCAGCTTGCAGACACCAACTTTGATTATTTTACTGAAAAATACAGTAATGATGTTATTTTAGGAGGGATGTTGAACCTTTCTTTAAAGCTCAATAACAATAATAAAATCTCCTTAAAGAATATTATCACCAATAATACGGTGAATCATATGTCTTTCAGAACTGGAAAGGATTTTGAATTTGATCCGATCAACGGAACCAATATTATAGCCAGAGAAATAGGTTTTAAACAGACAACGTTCTACAATTCCACCCTTACAGGTACTCACAAAATAGAGGCTCTTGGAGGATTTAACGTAAACTGGTATGGAAGTTTCGGAATTCTGGATCAGTATATTCCTTTGCTGCAGCGTTTACAGTATAATCAGTATACAAATATGGACGGAAGTCCTTATCTGGCATTGATTTCCAATGGTCTTTCTCAAAAATCAGGAAGTGTTTTTTACTCTACTTTGAGTGACTATCTATATAATGCGGGTGGAGATATTTCCAAAACATTTACCCTGTTTGGACAGAAACAAACAATCAAAGGAGGATATTTATTCCAGGTAAAAGACAGAATATATAACTCAAGACCTTTCTCTGTAAGGCTTGAAAGATATAATGAAGGGTTACTTTCTCAACCTTTTGAAACCATCTTCAATCCGGGTAATTTTGGAAACGACGGAAGATTCACATTTGATGAAATTGCCGGAGACCAATACCGATATATTGCCAATACAATCCTTAATGCCGGATATTTACAGTTTGATAATAATTTCACACCATGGTTAAGAGCAATCTGGGGATTAAGAGTTGAAAATTTTGACCAGTTGGTAGGCAGTACAAAAAGAAGCGATGACCGTTTTGTAAATACACGTGTGACTGACTTTTTACCTGCGGTTAACCTGACATTCAAAGTAAATCCTAAAATGAATGTACGTCTTGCAGGTTCACAAACTGTTGTAAGACCGGAATTCAGAGAGGTTTCTCCTTTGGCATATTATGATTTCGATTTGGGAGCTACTGTGATTGGTAATAAGTCTATTGAAAGAACAAAAATTACAAACGTAGACCTTCGTTGGGAATATTATCCAAGAAACGGGGAAATCATATCCGTAGCAGGATTCTATAAAAACTTTAAAAAACCAATTGAATTATACTTCAACCAATCTGGAGTAGGAACCAGTAATACCTTCAATTATCTTAACGTAGATAAGGCTGATGCATATGGGGTAGAACTCGAATTCAGAAAAAAACTGGATTTCGCAAGCGCTCTAAAAAACTTTACATTGGGTGGAAACTTCGCTTTGATCAAGAACAGAGTAACGGATGAAGCAACTAAGATTGACAGACCAATGCAGGGACAGTCTCCTTATACGATCAACCTAAGCCTTCAGTATGATGCTGAGAAAAGCGGATGGTCTTCTACGGTACTTTTCAACATGATTGGAAGAAGAATTCTTTATGTAGGAAACGATCAGGTTCCGCCAATCTGGGAAGCTCCAAGACCTTTGCTTGATTTTCAGGTTGCCAAAAAAATATGGAACAAAAAAGGAGAGATCAAGCTGAATGTTTCAGATATTCTGAACCGTCGTGCCAAATTCTATCATGACCTGAATGACAATGGTAAATATGACAAAAGCGATGCACTTGCCATTGAAAGACTTACAGGAACCAATATCAGCTTAACACTGGGATACAGTTTTTAA